In a genomic window of Sulfurisphaera tokodaii str. 7:
- a CDS encoding type II toxin-antitoxin system death-on-curing family toxin, whose protein sequence is MENKFRLIVTSLDKSFITWLNDRVLKEEDPSLTSTVINEGNIEGAIYSAVMDFEINHNISRSLAVLIHHLVVGHPFADGNKRTATTLLITLISKLYERDVVLEENLMNSLITIIAEISNESENDIDKLQKIIEEIMKNLTVHY, encoded by the coding sequence TTGGAAAATAAATTCCGACTTATCGTTACTTCGCTTGATAAAAGTTTCATAACATGGTTAAACGATAGAGTTCTGAAAGAAGAAGATCCTTCTCTAACTTCTACCGTAATTAATGAGGGAAATATTGAAGGAGCTATCTATTCTGCAGTGATGGACTTTGAAATAAATCATAATATAAGCCGAAGCCTAGCCGTATTGATACATCATCTCGTAGTAGGACACCCTTTTGCAGACGGAAATAAAAGAACTGCAACTACACTGTTGATTACATTAATTTCTAAGTTATATGAAAGGGATGTAGTTCTCGAAGAAAACTTAATGAACTCACTGATAACTATAATAGCCGAAATATCTAATGAATCGGAAAACGATATAGATAAATTGCAGAAAATTATTGAAGAAATTATGAAAAATCTGACTGTCCATTATTAG
- a CDS encoding DUF1286 domain-containing protein, producing MKLRTHYVFSLGVISLVLAFLSNNFFLSFFIAAYSSILGNSLIDRLGHRELLTGRGYIPVRSPLTHTYPRSVLWGLLPTIPLIFLIHYMYGYYALIEVLVSGVIVGPTHMFLDMFTEAGVYVKKRGRWRRFALAHYKYDNPVVNGLAIFAGFLLLLIAYYITNSYYYF from the coding sequence ATGAAGTTGAGGACTCATTATGTTTTCTCGCTTGGTGTTATATCATTAGTTTTGGCTTTTCTTTCTAACAATTTTTTCTTGAGTTTTTTCATAGCTGCGTATTCTTCTATTTTGGGTAATTCTCTTATAGACAGGTTGGGGCATAGGGAGTTGTTGACCGGAAGGGGTTATATACCGGTTAGGTCTCCTTTAACCCATACTTATCCTAGGAGTGTATTATGGGGATTATTACCAACAATTCCCTTAATCTTCCTCATACACTATATGTACGGTTATTATGCTTTAATTGAAGTATTGGTTTCCGGAGTTATAGTTGGTCCTACACACATGTTTCTGGATATGTTTACTGAAGCTGGGGTTTATGTGAAGAAGAGGGGGAGGTGGAGGAGGTTCGCATTAGCCCACTATAAGTACGATAACCCGGTAGTAAATGGTTTAGCAATCTTTGCCGGTTTTCTGCTTCTGTTAATCGCATATTATATTACTAATTCCTATTATTATTTCTAA
- a CDS encoding VirB4 family type IV secretion system protein, producing MKGQTQAKTKKKVEEKVYELEPGPFELLDDNERDRLEGEFQGLLNLVDRGTIVVVSKQGEYEYENEKYPIIYNKFLLITATELQYNQTKLERPRIVKTHPDYVELENGLLAQSAVFYRFPDIVPEGFLAEYFGLGDVVFKWEALDPVSAASAIDRTRKRLESSSSNDSFTIRKLQKVTQLQGIIGGQAKLLRFWVYITYYGETKGELKNKFNQIRAIAKSRLFDIDIPKFYQGALYNFRTDVDFFVPFYNSVRPHYVDTITASWQFYPLISEDLIDEGGIFLGFSDSGSPVVFNPYRRANYNMIILGETGSGKSMTAKIFLKRMKKQFNIKIWGIDPENEYVKVSTALGVKGVVVKKNMTLGLDPFKLSRIETEEGRLIDVEDIAELLADFYLPNDIALRNRLRALVDDYKDSESVFEFVERVRKEDPEVGKYLDAINSPPDSYIFDGDVSISDNIVFGLKEISGTGASRLKALITTLLTIIYQKLMFSNKEKGYLFIDEAWLFVNYPVTMSLLENISRRARKYNKGLLFVTQKPADVAGNEAGRTILEQSATVLLLRQKKAGIEVLQKVYGIRQQEAEALLNVDPGHGILRTGNYLLRLYIQPSSEEFEAFRTTGEW from the coding sequence ATGAAGGGACAAACTCAGGCTAAAACTAAAAAGAAAGTAGAAGAGAAGGTCTACGAACTGGAGCCAGGTCCGTTCGAACTCTTAGATGATAATGAAAGGGACAGGCTAGAAGGGGAATTTCAGGGGTTGTTGAACTTAGTAGACAGAGGTACTATTGTTGTAGTAAGTAAGCAGGGCGAATACGAGTACGAAAACGAAAAGTATCCTATCATATATAATAAGTTCCTTCTTATTACGGCCACAGAGCTGCAGTACAACCAGACCAAATTAGAGAGGCCCAGGATCGTAAAGACGCACCCGGACTATGTCGAGCTAGAGAACGGACTTCTTGCTCAAAGTGCTGTATTCTACCGCTTTCCAGACATTGTACCAGAAGGCTTCTTAGCCGAATACTTTGGACTCGGGGACGTCGTTTTCAAATGGGAAGCGCTGGATCCCGTATCTGCCGCTTCGGCTATTGATAGAACGAGAAAGAGATTAGAAAGCTCCAGCTCTAACGATAGTTTCACGATAAGGAAATTACAGAAGGTTACGCAGCTACAGGGCATAATAGGAGGACAGGCAAAGTTGCTGCGCTTTTGGGTCTACATAACGTACTACGGCGAGACAAAAGGTGAACTTAAAAACAAGTTTAATCAAATAAGAGCAATTGCGAAGAGTCGTCTGTTCGACATCGATATTCCTAAATTTTATCAAGGGGCTCTCTACAACTTCAGGACAGATGTAGACTTCTTTGTCCCGTTCTACAACTCTGTTAGGCCTCACTACGTAGACACTATTACAGCCTCATGGCAGTTTTACCCTCTAATCAGCGAGGACCTTATCGACGAGGGAGGCATCTTTCTGGGCTTCAGCGACTCTGGGTCACCGGTGGTCTTCAATCCTTATCGTAGAGCTAACTACAACATGATCATTTTGGGCGAGACGGGATCCGGCAAGAGCATGACGGCAAAAATCTTCTTAAAGAGGATGAAGAAACAATTTAACATCAAAATTTGGGGTATTGATCCAGAAAATGAGTACGTAAAAGTGAGCACTGCATTAGGAGTTAAGGGAGTAGTAGTGAAGAAGAACATGACGCTAGGCTTAGACCCGTTCAAGCTTTCTAGGATAGAGACCGAAGAAGGACGTTTAATTGATGTCGAGGACATTGCAGAGCTGCTTGCGGATTTCTATTTGCCAAACGACATAGCTCTTAGGAATAGGCTGAGGGCATTAGTAGACGATTACAAGGACTCGGAAAGCGTATTTGAGTTTGTTGAGAGAGTTCGGAAGGAGGACCCAGAGGTAGGAAAATACCTTGATGCTATAAACTCCCCGCCAGATTCTTACATCTTCGACGGGGACGTTAGTATCAGTGATAATATTGTATTTGGTTTAAAGGAAATCAGTGGGACTGGCGCCTCAAGGCTGAAAGCGTTGATCACTACATTGCTCACTATCATATACCAGAAGCTGATGTTTTCCAACAAAGAGAAAGGCTACCTGTTCATTGACGAGGCATGGCTCTTCGTTAACTACCCTGTCACGATGTCGCTATTAGAAAACATTTCACGTAGGGCCAGGAAGTACAACAAGGGCTTGCTGTTCGTAACGCAGAAACCAGCGGACGTGGCAGGGAACGAGGCTGGGAGGACGATTTTGGAGCAGAGCGCTACCGTATTGCTCTTGAGGCAAAAGAAGGCAGGTATTGAGGTCTTACAAAAGGTCTACGGGATAAGGCAACAGGAAGCTGAGGCACTACTAAACGTAGATCCAGGCCATGGAATTCTTAGAACAGGGAACTACTTACTTAGATTATACATTCAGCCTAGCAGTGAGGAGTTCGAAGCGTTCAGAACCACGGGTGAGTGGTGA
- a CDS encoding ribbon-helix-helix protein, CopG family produces the protein MKKRAIITYVSEDIYEKLTKIAESKQSSISQVVREIILEKVREWQG, from the coding sequence ATGAAGAAGAGAGCTATAATAACATATGTATCAGAGGACATATACGAAAAGCTAACTAAGATTGCAGAGAGCAAGCAAAGCTCGATATCGCAAGTAGTTCGTGAAATTATCTTAGAGAAGGTGAGAGAATGGCAAGGCTAA
- a CDS encoding type II toxin-antitoxin system death-on-curing family toxin, producing MLEEKLLKILNALLKEFEAWIRGESEEKPLIIEIHDKLIANDTYSEGGVINLDDIGIAIYSSIEDLMRNHDVSRSLAVLTYHLVVSHPFVDGNKRTTLGFLLNILHTLFEDEIEIPQDVVDTLMQTLVEIADNPPEEDEMAINRVRSIIRGLIPVNQD from the coding sequence TTGTTAGAAGAGAAGCTACTAAAGATATTAAACGCATTATTAAAGGAATTCGAAGCCTGGATTAGAGGGGAAAGTGAAGAGAAACCGCTTATAATTGAGATTCATGACAAATTGATAGCTAACGATACGTATTCAGAAGGTGGAGTAATTAATTTAGACGACATAGGTATTGCAATATATTCTTCAATAGAAGATCTTATGAGAAATCACGACGTTAGTAGAAGTTTAGCCGTATTAACATATCATCTAGTGGTTTCTCACCCCTTTGTTGACGGTAACAAGAGGACAACATTAGGTTTTTTGTTAAATATCCTTCATACTTTATTTGAAGATGAAATAGAGATTCCACAAGATGTAGTAGATACATTAATGCAAACTCTAGTAGAGATTGCCGATAATCCCCCTGAAGAAGACGAAATGGCAATAAACAGAGTAAGAAGTATTATAAGGGGTCTTATTCCAGTTAATCAAGATTAG
- a CDS encoding winged helix-turn-helix transcriptional regulator, whose translation MEYLTEMQQRVILALYYSGNEKVTFRKLIELTKSSTSPVKNAIDSLEEKGLVEEIEETESFPKRRYIKLTEKGKKVAEKLKELYTLIESTS comes from the coding sequence ATGGAGTACTTAACTGAAATGCAACAGAGGGTGATATTAGCCCTATATTATTCTGGAAATGAAAAGGTAACCTTTAGGAAGCTAATAGAACTTACTAAGAGTTCAACAAGTCCAGTAAAAAATGCCATTGACAGCCTTGAAGAGAAGGGACTTGTTGAAGAGATTGAAGAGACTGAGAGCTTCCCTAAGAGGAGGTATATCAAATTGACAGAAAAAGGTAAAAAGGTAGCCGAGAAACTTAAAGAGTTATATACGTTGATAGAGTCTACTTCATAA
- a CDS encoding HTH domain-containing protein: protein MINMVVISIEGKILLYLYKKKEKVNSNKIAKDLQLNRITVVHALERLEKQNLVKSTETVIQFGKIRRVIRQWEITQDGIEVLKKELSAISEVVQ from the coding sequence ATGATAAATATGGTAGTAATAAGTATAGAGGGGAAAATACTCCTCTATCTATATAAGAAAAAGGAAAAGGTAAACTCGAATAAAATAGCTAAGGATCTACAGCTCAACAGAATAACAGTAGTCCATGCATTAGAAAGACTTGAAAAACAGAACCTTGTCAAAAGTACAGAGACCGTCATTCAGTTCGGTAAAATAAGAAGAGTAATAAGGCAATGGGAAATCACACAAGACGGTATTGAAGTACTGAAAAAGGAGCTCTCAGCAATTTCTGAGGTGGTTCAATGA
- a CDS encoding ParB N-terminal domain-containing protein — translation MSHGNTLSYSEEVIPIEKLKEDEEFKSLVPPNNMKEQLASSIAKNGQTLPIDVDEDYVILDGYTRVSIMKNLNFKEVKVRKWNFKSSEDRATAYRLIAMLNLQRRHLDKNEVLKLLREIAEKILKISEEGQKFGANAPNFEQKGETNIRPSMLEMTMKQVKEEIGTKEVNDSEIKEYSLINTIPYLRQLVDDKKLSVRTAYELYKKAKDKLQKIASLPPTERNQLLTTREGRKIILERDDLLTQILEHRLAVSQAINKLKTEEKLAKSKRKSRVEKEDLEEEEEGETEGGQREDSESDEYPFVEDWKKANEELKKEEEEKQEQPIVSLLSPQRLEMYRKLSEEMFSYCPEIKQLYDEKKLSDDNIITLAEVWRNFQIAFKNLSLNWHSVAEEVLSPYLDKTQLEDLFYKFVKGTMKLYPREEFEVLK, via the coding sequence ATGAGTCATGGTAATACATTATCTTATTCCGAGGAAGTAATTCCGATAGAAAAGTTAAAAGAAGATGAGGAGTTCAAGTCATTAGTACCTCCTAACAATATGAAGGAACAATTAGCCTCCAGTATTGCAAAGAACGGTCAAACATTGCCGATAGACGTTGATGAAGACTATGTTATTCTCGATGGCTATACCAGAGTATCAATAATGAAGAATCTGAACTTTAAGGAAGTTAAAGTAAGAAAATGGAATTTTAAGAGTTCTGAGGATAGGGCTACTGCATATAGGCTTATTGCAATGCTAAACCTACAAAGAAGGCATTTAGATAAAAACGAGGTATTAAAACTTCTTCGAGAAATTGCTGAGAAGATACTAAAAATTTCAGAAGAAGGACAAAAATTCGGGGCAAATGCTCCGAATTTTGAACAAAAAGGTGAAACAAATATTAGACCTAGTATGTTAGAGATGACAATGAAGCAAGTTAAGGAAGAGATTGGGACAAAAGAAGTTAATGATTCAGAAATTAAGGAATATTCCCTCATAAACACAATACCGTACTTAAGACAACTAGTAGATGATAAGAAGCTATCAGTAAGGACAGCATATGAACTCTACAAAAAAGCTAAGGACAAACTGCAGAAGATAGCTAGTTTACCTCCAACAGAAAGGAATCAGCTACTTACTACAAGAGAAGGAAGAAAGATAATCCTAGAAAGAGACGACTTATTAACACAAATTTTAGAACACAGACTTGCAGTAAGTCAAGCTATAAATAAACTAAAGACTGAAGAGAAGTTAGCTAAGTCTAAGAGAAAGTCCAGGGTAGAGAAGGAGGACTTAGAGGAAGAAGAGGAAGGCGAAACTGAAGGAGGACAGAGAGAGGATAGTGAAAGTGATGAGTACCCATTCGTAGAGGATTGGAAAAAAGCAAATGAGGAGCTGAAAAAGGAAGAGGAGGAAAAACAAGAACAGCCTATCGTCTCATTACTCTCACCACAGAGGCTTGAGATGTACAGAAAGTTGAGTGAAGAAATGTTCTCTTACTGTCCAGAGATTAAGCAATTATATGATGAAAAGAAGCTCAGTGATGATAACATAATAACTCTGGCGGAGGTATGGAGGAACTTTCAAATAGCGTTCAAAAACTTGTCCCTGAACTGGCACAGTGTAGCTGAAGAAGTCCTAAGTCCTTATCTGGATAAGACGCAACTGGAGGATCTATTCTATAAGTTTGTAAAGGGGACTATGAAGCTCTACCCGAGAGAGGAGTTTGAGGTGTTAAAATGA
- a CDS encoding ParA family protein encodes MTARVIAIHNFKGGVGKTTLTAVLGLGLAVNHRVLLIDFDPQMSLTQIFVREERRKEILQQSLKPELDKSAYALIRQSPDVIVENFTHVTKTSKDELKVSLDIIPGSYISTFYAMFKGYFPMFDEFSLKKELENFKDRYDYILIDTSPSDVVTIKPILRASDYLIIPEDGTTEAFNAMLIFIKEALPKHIWSDFNNPRILGVVLTKVRRNSIRLLSEHNKLLLDEIVGNAEIMEHVSDPPYFGADSDHPEDYILSSNKEYLSDLIWRNESKAPIAEVFDKLFIVNEKLQPDLYSYFYKVFYKLPEEVVKRVKIWEL; translated from the coding sequence ATGACTGCAAGGGTTATCGCAATACATAATTTTAAGGGAGGAGTAGGAAAGACTACGCTTACAGCAGTCTTAGGACTAGGGCTAGCAGTAAACCATAGAGTCCTATTAATTGACTTCGACCCACAGATGTCCTTAACGCAGATATTTGTAAGGGAAGAAAGGAGGAAGGAAATACTCCAGCAGTCTCTAAAGCCAGAACTCGATAAAAGTGCTTATGCATTAATAAGACAATCGCCAGATGTAATCGTTGAGAACTTCACACATGTTACTAAAACGTCTAAAGACGAGCTTAAGGTTTCACTCGACATTATTCCAGGATCCTACATATCTACATTTTATGCGATGTTTAAGGGCTATTTCCCCATGTTCGATGAGTTCTCACTGAAGAAGGAGTTAGAGAACTTCAAAGACAGATACGATTATATACTTATAGATACTTCACCTTCCGATGTAGTTACCATTAAACCCATACTGAGGGCTTCGGATTATTTGATAATCCCCGAAGACGGTACTACCGAGGCGTTTAATGCAATGCTGATATTCATTAAAGAGGCCCTACCTAAGCACATATGGTCTGACTTCAACAATCCTAGAATTTTAGGAGTAGTCTTAACTAAGGTGAGGAGGAATTCCATTAGGCTTTTGTCGGAACATAACAAACTACTACTTGATGAGATAGTAGGAAACGCCGAAATAATGGAACACGTCTCCGACCCTCCGTATTTCGGTGCAGATAGTGACCACCCTGAAGACTACATCTTATCTTCAAACAAGGAGTATCTGAGCGACTTAATATGGAGGAACGAAAGTAAAGCCCCTATAGCTGAGGTATTCGATAAGCTCTTCATAGTTAATGAGAAACTTCAGCCAGATCTCTACTCCTACTTTTACAAAGTATTCTACAAACTACCTGAAGAAGTTGTAAAGAGGGTCAAGATATGGGAATTATGA